The window CCCCGGTCAATAATGGCTGGCGACCGCAACATTACAGCGGCTTCGAGCGTTATTTTGCAGTGGAATCCGTCCGCGCCGCCAAGCTGGGTCAAGAGTGTTGGCCTTCACGGGGATAAGGGCCACGTGGTTTTCGGCGACGGCCACGTTGAGGAACTCGACTCTACTGGTTTGAGCAACGCGCTTCAACGCGCTGGAATGTCCACGAACCGATTCGCGGTTCCTTGATTCACGGGGAGCACGCCTCGTTGCTTTTGCCGGGTATCCGGGTATGTAGCGCCTGTGCCCTACAAGGTCATCGTGGGCGGAAATTCTCCAACTGACCCCAACCCCTTGGGGTCGGTTGCGTCAATAGGATAGCCAGGCTGCGCTAATCCACGCTAATGCCGACTTCTGCGTGTCTCTCCGGCTAGGAGGAGGGGCTCCTGAACGTGCTCAAAGAGTTGTTTCAACAAGCTTGCCGCGCGTGCCGATTGGGCGCAGATTGTGAGGGCAGTGGAACAGGTCAAAGCGGAAAGTTGGGAGTCGTTTGCCCAACGCCATGGCGGTTGTGGTCAGGACACGGCGCTGTGGCTGCCTGATTTTCAAGCGCGCCCGTAGCTCAGTTGGATAGAGCATCTGCCTTCTAAGCAGAGGGTCCCGCGTTCGAGTCGCGGCGGGCGCGCCACAAATCCCCAATAAATACAAGGGGTTTTGAAGCTTTTCAGCCGCCAGCAAGCAACGCCCGTTAGTCCAGTTTTTAGACCAGTGCTTTTTGCGGGGAGGGACCTATAATCGGTCATCTTCCCGTTCCTGTCATCGCTTGGCGCAATTCTCCGGGCGACACAAACGTAAACCCCAAACCGTCCTGAGCCCGCTCATACGCCGGGCCGCTCAATGGGCACAAGACGTAGTTTCTTCCCCTCGGATAGTGCGTGCGAAAAGCCCCCACGCCCCGCGTCTCGAATGCTTCGGGCTTCCATTTGCATTCGATGGCGTCAACGGCATCTCGACCGCGTGGCACGACAAAATCCACCTCGCGTTGCTGCTTGTCGCGCCAGAAATGAATCTTCGGCACGCCGGCGGCAATGAGCGCGTCTAGCACCAGATGCTCCCACAACACGCCGCAGTCCTCTGTCCGCAGATGATCCCAGCCGCGCGCATGGCACACCAGTCCCGTGTCGAAACCGAACACCTTTGGCTGCGCCACGATCTCGCGCCGTCCGCCCGCCGAAAACGGACGCAGCAGATGCACGACGTGCGTGATCTGATAAACCTCCAGCCAGTTCGTGACCGTGGGCCGGCTGATCTGGCTCTCGGCGGCGAGCTTGGTGACATCCAGCATTCCGCCGCTCTGGCTCAGCAACAATTCCAGCACACGCAAAAACCCCGCCCGCTTCTCCAGCCGGAACAGTTCCTGCACGTCGCGTGCGAAGTAGGAATCCAGCCATTCGCCGTAGAACTCGGGATTGTGCTCCGCCGCAAGCAACGCCGGCGGTAACCCTCCGCGCAACAACCGCTCCCGCAGGTCGGCAATGCCGAACGCCGTCAACTCCTCGTGCAATACCGGCACAAACTCGACCACACGCTCGCGGCCCGTGAGACTGTCGCGAAACTTTTGTGTCGCCGCGAGCGTGGACGAGCCGGTGGCCAGAATTTTCAACCGAGGAAACCCATCCGCGCCGATCTTCAACAAGCGGCTCGGATCCGGAAGCTGGTGGACTTCATCGAACACCACGAACCGCTTCTTAACCGACCGATAAAAACTTTCCGGATCGTGCAAGCGCTCGGCCACACTGGGCAAGTCACAGTTCAGGAACTCCGTGTCCGACAGGCTCTGCGCCAGCACCGTCTTGCCGACCCGTCGCGGGCCGGTCAGCCAGACAATGGACGCCTGTTTCCACGCGGACGCCAGCCGTTCGTTCCAGATGGGACGCGGCGTGCGACCTGGTTGACATCCGCCATCGCCCGCATTGCCTGGTTTCGACACACGGCAAGAGTGGTTATGGCAGGGAGGCCGATGGGACAGTCTTCTCGGAAGACGTTTCGCAGATAAGGCCAGCGAGTCCCTCGGACGGCAATGTGATAAATGTGCGTTTGAGCAAACCGGAATCCGCGGACCTTACCAAGCTCACTCGTCACGTTTTCACTTCATCGAGTTGCGGCATCTGCAGCAAGGCGTCGATCGAAGCGGTGCGGCAACAATTCCCAGCGGTTGTGGACCCGCGCATCGTTGAGCCACAAGTGTTGCTGGGATTGCCTCAGACACTCGCTTGCGCGCAAGAAACGTTCAAATGCACCGGGGGCCTGCATGCCTGCGCGCTTTTCGATCTGACCGGCAAGCTCCTCGTGGTTCGCGAAGACGTAAGATGTCACAATGCATTGGACAAAGTGGTGGGATGGGCTTTTCTGCAGGACCGTTTACCGCTTCGACAACACGTCTTGCTTTTGAGTGGGCGCACTTCCTTCGAAATGATGCAAAAGGCTCTCGCGGCGGGCATCCCAATCGTCACTGCGATTTCCGCACCAAGCAGTCTCGCCGCAGAGTTCGCGCGGGAAAGCGGCCAGACGCTAGTTGGGTTTTTGCGTGGCGAAAGGATGAATATTTACGCGGGTGCAGACCGCGTTTCTCAATTGAGCCCTCACGACTGAATTGCGCGGGCGACGCCGAGTGTGACTGAAGTTGGCGGGATCATGCAAGGGATGCGATGGCTTCCGCCACCCGTGCCTCGGTGCGGCCATTGACGATGACACGAGCGCCTTGAGCGGCGAGGGTCTTGGCGATGGCGAAACCGATGCCGGCGGTGGAACCAGTGACGAGGGCAACTTTGTTTTGCAGGCTGGTGTGGGTTACAATCAAGTCAAACAGTGCAAACCCTTGAACCAATCAGCCGGACTGGATGCGCGGAGGAGGGATGACGCTGACCGCCATGCTTCTCTCAGGCGGGCGTTCGCGACGCATGGGGTGGGATAAGGCAACGGTCCTCATTGCCGGCGAGCCCCTTTGGCAGCGGCAACTCCGGGTCTTAAGCGGCCTGCGCCCCGATGCGGTCTGGGTATCGGCCAGAACTGCGCCCCCATGGTGTCCGGGAGAGATTGAGGTTGTGGCGGACAGGGCTCCTTCATGCGGTCCCCTGAGTGGGATCGTGGCGGGTCTGTGTCGTCTGGAGAGTTCGCACCTGGTTGTGCTGGCTATTGATTTGCCTCAGATGACGACGGAGCATTTGACTAAGCTCTGTGCGTTGGCACGTGGCGGCACAGGGGTAATCCCATTCCACGCAGACCATTTCGAGCCCCTGTGCGCTATTTATCCAGTTGAAGCGCTGTGCGCCGCGGAAAAGGCGCTGAGCAGTGGCGATGTGTCTCTTCAACATTTCGCACAAAGCCTGCTGCGGGAATCTCAAGTTGACGTTTATGGAGTGATTCCAGAGGAAAGGGTACTCTACCTCAACATGAACACCCCATCCGATTTACCCAAAAACGCGCAATAGTTGAGGGGCGGTTCATCTCACTTGGATTTTGGTTCGCCATCGGCGGTCAACCGAGCATATTTGGACCGCTATAGGTGCGCCAGTCCGCGGCGGTTTGCGACGGTAACCGCTTCCGTGCGGCTGAGTACATTCAGTTTGGTGAAGATGCGATTCCTGAATCGCGTTGAGCATTCGACCACTCGTCGAAATTCCGCCACCTCGCGCATCCCCGGAACAGGGGATAGACTTGTTTTCGGCATTCTGGCAAAGTAGCTAGAATGAACTCTTGGACCAGGTATCAGGTATGGCTATTGCTCGTTTGCGGATGCGCTCTCAGCGGGCCTATTCGAGCAGCGGATGCGGCTGCGGTCACTGCCCACGGCACTGCGAAAGAAAGGCAAGTCTGGAGGGGAGAGCTTCTCGCTGGAACAGCCAAAATCAGCATCACCCCCGAGAACCCCAAAAAGCCAGTTCACGATGACGTCAATGCCAGGGTGCTGGTCCTGGAAATCGGAGGAAAGCGCCTGGCGTTTGTTTCAGTCGATCTGGGTGTCTTTACCAGCGAACATGTGGTTGCGGCGTGTAAGGAGAAATTCGGGCTTTCACAAGTTCTGCTGAGTTCGTCACACACGCACTCGGACCCTGGCAGCAGTTACAGGGATTATTACGAGAAACAAATCATCGAGGCAGTGGGAACTGCGACTCGAAACATGTTCCCGGCGCGCATAGGCGCCGGCCACCGGAGTTTCCCTCAACTGGGATTTAACCGCCTCGTCGTTCGCGAAGACGGCCACGCCAGAGAGTCCTGGGTTTCAGATGATCACTACCTGTGCGAAAACCCGGATCGCATCCCTTTCGGGCCGGTTGATCCGGAAGTTGGCATTATCAAAATCGAGGACACCAATGGACAACCGCGCGCGGTGCTCATGAATTACGCGTGCCACGCCGATGTGGTTTGCCAAAATTACGCGGTGTCTGCCGACTATCCGGGGGTCGCCTGCCGCAAGGTTGAAGAGGCCTTCGGAACAAACTTGCTCTGCCTCTTTGTTCAAGGCGCCGCCGGGAATATTGAGTCGCTAATTATCAGTTCCCGCCGCACCGGTCCCGACGATCCATTCCAAACCGATTATAATTCCATCGAGCGGGTGGGCCATCTGCTGTCCTATGAGGCCATTAAACTGACAAAATCCATCAACGCAAACCCGGCCAGGGAAACCACTCTCCGTTACCTTAACGCTTCGCTGAAATTCGCCGGGCGTTTTGACAAAGACAAGAATTTCGATGTTCACATTTGCACGATCTTGATCAACGACGACATCGCCATCGCTGCAGTACCCGGCGAACCGTTCGTTCAGCTCCAGTTGGATTGGAAGCGCAGGGTGAACATGCCTCACCCGTTTGTTTTCGGTTACACGTGGTACGACGGGACTTGGCCCAATTACATTCCTGATATTGTGTCGGCTGCCCGGGGCGGCTATGGCGCGGATCAAAATGGGCCAACGATGATCGAAGTCGGTTCCGGCGAAGCGATCATGAACAAGCACCTCGAGAACGTCCTGAGGCTAAGCGGGCTGATGCGCGAAACCCCCGGCCCAGTCGGTTGGACTCCCGGAGACCGCTGGATCTACATGGCCGTTCCAAGGACGAATAAATAACGAACATAGGGAAAAGATGAGCTCTCGATACGGCCTGATCGCGGTTGCCATATTGGCTTTCGCCCAGGCGCTGCCTGCTGCAAGCCCGGCCAGCGAGTCGGCGTCCATAACATTCTCTGGCGAAAAGACGCTTTGGCATGGGTTTGATCGCTATGACTTCCTGCTCGACGAGCAGACGCTGACGATCCAGCCCACCAAGGCTGCGCCCGACGAAGGCGATGGCATGAGGCATCCGGTCAGAGGCCAGCGACGCTGTATTGTTGTCGTTCCGAAGATCGCCGCTCAGGGGAATCCCTGGTCCTGGCGCGGCTGTTATTGGGACCATCAGCCGCAAACCGAAATTGAGCTGCTGCGACGTGGTTTTCACATCGCTTACGTCGAGTCGAGCCAGGAGCTGAAGCCCGGTCACTCATGGGACGCGTGGTACGAATTCCTGACGGCAAAGCACGAGTTGTCAGCCAAGCCTGCCTTTGTAGGCATGAGCCGGGGCGGCGAATACGCCTACAGACGTGGAGGACGAGCTGGCGGTGCGCTTGCTGAAACGCACCTCACATGACATTGTGTTGACCGCGGAAGGCAAGTTGTTTCTGGAGGAGGCGCAGTGACTACATTATCCGAGCATCATCTTGTCACGCCCTGGGACGGCTACAACCAGGAACTCGTCTCTCAGGTCCACCCGCCGGATTGGGCCAACCCGGCGCCTGCGGCGCGCTATAATCTCGTGGTCATCGGCGCAGGCACAGCCGGACTCATCACCGCAGCGGGCGCCGCCGGGCTCGGCGCCAAGGTCGCGCTTGTCGAGCAGCATCTCTTGGGCGGCGATTGCCTCAATGCAGGCTGCGTTCCCTCCAAAGCCCTCATCCGCTCCTCGCGCGCCGCTTTCGATGCCAGGGATACAGGGCGTTTCGGTGTGCGGGCGGCCGGGCCGGTCGAGGTGGATTTCGCCGCTGTTATGGAACGGATGCGCAAGCTCCGGGCCCGCATCAGTCATCACGATTCAGCGGAGCGCTTTGCCAAAATGGGCGTCGATGTGTTCCTGGGCCAAGCCCGCTTTTCCGGTCCGGACACGGTCCAGGTTGGAGAAAAGACCCTGCGTTTCAAACGCGCGGTCATTGCCACCGGCGCGCGCGCCGCCCAACCGCCCGTCCCGGGACTTGCCGATGCGGGGTACCTGACGAACGAAACCGTCTTCGGTCTTACCCAGTGTCCGCCCCGGTTGGCTGTCATCGGCGGCGGACCCATCGGCTGTGAATTGGCCCAGGCATTCCAGCGGCTCGGGTCGCAGGTCTTCCTGCTCCACAAGCATGACCACCTGCTCGACCGGGAGGACATGGATGCCGCCGCGCTCGCGCAGGAGGCCATCATCCGTGAAGGCGGGCAGTTGCGGCTCAATGCGAACATCACCCATGTCGAGCGCAACGCCGGCGACAAACTGGTTTACTTTGAAGCGCAAGGAAAAGAGGAGACTATCGCGGTGGATGAGGTTCTGGCCGGGGCGGGCCGCGCGCCTAACGTTGAGGGGCTCAATCTTGAGGCGGTCGGCGTCCAGTACGAGCCGCGCAAAGGCGTCCTGGTAAACGATCGTCTCCAAACCTCCAACCGGCGCATTTACGCCGCCGGCGATGTCTGCATGGCCTGGAAATTCACCCATGCCGCCGATTTCGCCGCGCGCATCGTGATTCAAAATGCCCTGTTCCTTGGGCGCAAGAAAGTCAGCGCCCTCACGATGCCCAGGTGCACTTACACCGACCCGGAAATTGCGCATGTCGGCCTCTCCGAGCGCGACGCCAGCGACCGTGGCTTGGAAATTGATACCTTTATGCGCGAGTTTAAAGACGTGGACCGCGCGGTTGTGGACGGTGAAGAAAGCGGTTTTGTGAAAATCCATGTGAAAAAAGGTCGCGATGAAATCCTCGGGGCCACCATCGTGGCGCGCCACGCTGGCGAGATGATCAGCGAAATCAGCGTGGCGATGGCCGCTCGCCTCGGCCTGGGCAAACTGGCGTCCGTCATTCATCCCTACCCAACGCAGGCCGAAGCCATTCGCCATTGCGGCGACGCCTATAATCGCACCCGGCTGACTCCGACCGTGAAAAAATGGATGGGCCGCTGGCTGGCGCGACAGAGGAAGGGATAACGTGACGCGCGACGTGTGATGTGTTCGCGTTGCCTGTGGCCCTCAGAAAATCGCCCGGAAGCATAACAATCGCGTCAGCCAACCCCGGGAGTTCGTCTGGCAGCGCACCGGGCGTCAGCAGTTGAAACAGGCCCTTAGACTACGGCTCGGGCGTCAGCCGTATCGATTTGACGTTCAACGGGTGCCAGCCATCCGCCACGGCGTGCAGGGCCACAGTCACCTTGCCGGAAGAATCCAATTCGAGCGCGCCGAACTTGGCCCGCCGGAATTTGCCATAGTCGCCTGTGATCGGCGCTTTATGCCGGAGCGTGTGAGAGCCTGCGCTGATTTCCAGCGAACCTTCCTCCGGCGCGGCTATCTCGGCGGTGACTTGAAATTTGCCCGGTTTGTTGACTGTGAATTGCCAGTCAGCCCAGTCCTTCGGATCGAGCCAGAAGCCGATGTTGTCCCGGTTCGAGCCCGATTCGTATTTGATCTGCTCGCCATGCAGGCGCGCCTCGCTGGCCGTCAGCACGACCGACCCATCATAATCCTGGGCGAGTCCAGGCTGCTCGATTTGAAGCGGGCCTGTTATCTTCAAAACAACTGTGGAGCAAATCGGGTTGGGCGCTGCGTCTGGCACGGCCAGAACCAGACCCTCGGAACTGCTTTGCGCCGCCAGCTTTTGGCGTTTGTCGGGAGCGAGCAGGTAAGCTGCGCGGGCTGAATTCTTAAGGCCCGGCACGAGCAGCTTGCCGTCTGCCGGCCAGTTAAACACGTGGAGATAAAGCGTCGTGTTAGGGCCTTCCACTTTCTTGGTGCAACGCCCCCAAGGGAGGCGTTTGAATGGGCTGGCAGTCGTATCATAAATCGCCTCGTGATTTACCTTCATCCATTGGCCGATGGCTTTCAGGCGCTCGACCGACGGTTCCGGGATGAGCCCTTCCGAGGTTGGGCCGACGTTGAGCAGGTAGTTGCCGCCTTTGCTGGCAATATCGACCAGGTTGCGGATCAAGGTCTCAGCACTCTTCCAATCATTGTCATAGCTCTTGTAACCCCACGTGTCGTTCATAGTCATGCAGGTTTCCCAATCCCGGCCGGGGTAGCCTGTGGCGGGCACGTACTGCTCGGGGGTCTCGGTGTCGCCTTTGTAGCCCCCGCCCAGGCGGTTGTTATAAATGATCCCGGGTTGCAGTTTCAAGGCAGGCAAGAGCATCTCGGCGCGCTCTTTGGTCATATTGACCGGCGTGTCCCACCAGAGCACGGCGATTTTCCCATAATGGCTCAGAATCTCGCGCACCTGTGGGGCAGCGACGTTGCGAATGTATTCGGTCATGTCCCCATCCTGCGCTTTGTCCCAATGGCCTCCCGCCGCGGCCCCTCCCGGGTTATTCCAGTCCTGGGCCTGGGAATAATAAAAGCCGAGTTTGATGCCGTATTTTTTGCAGGCTGCTGCCAATTCCTTCAGCGGATCGCGGCCAAAAGGCGAGGCCTTCACGATATTCCAGTCTGAGGCCTTGGAATTGAACATGGCAAAGCCATCATGATGTTTGGACGTAATGACGATGTATTTCATCCCGGCTTCCTTGGCCAAGCGCACCCATGCATCAGCGTTGTATTTGACCGGGTTGAACTCCTTGGCGTATTGGCGATACTCGGCGACCGGGATTTTTGCGTTGTGCATGATCCATTCCCCAATGCCGGGAATGCGTTTGCCGTGATAGGTGCCTGCGGGAACCGAATAGACTCCCCAATGAATGAACATGCCGAACCGCGCCTCGCGCCACCACTTCATCCGCGCATCACGCTGCTGGGGCGTTTCGTCAGCATACGGGTCCGGCTTGACGATCCGCGGTTTGCCCGTGATGTCCAGCGCCACAACCGTCGCGTTTTTGTCAGGGGCGTTTTCCGGCAGTGCAATGGCCACCTGATTATCCGCGGAAGCAACTTCGAGCGGTTGATGGCCGGCCAGTAAAAAGGCCTTAACCGGTTTGTTCGCCAGTCCTTTTAAAACCAGCTTTCCGTCCGCAGGCCAATCGAACACATGCAAGTAAAGGCGGGTGCGGCCTCCGATTTTCTTCTGCGTGCAACGGCCCCAGGCAAGCGCCTCGAAGGGGCTGGCCTGGGTGCCATAAATCGATTCGCCATTGACCTTCATCCAGTCCCCGATCGCCCCCAGCCGCTCGATGCTGGCCGGAGGGAACACACCCTGGGATGTCGGCCCGATATTGAGCAGGTAATTGCCCCCTTTGCTGGCGCAATCAATCAGGTTCCGAATGAGAGTCGTCGAGGATTTCCAATTCTGATCGTTCTTGTTGTAGCCCCAGTGATTGTTCATCGTCATGCACGATTCCCAATCCACCCCTTTGCCCAGGCCCGTCGCTGGGATTTCCTGCTCAGGCGTGCCGTAATCGCCGATCTGACCACGCTGCTGGAAACCGATGCCGCTGGTTGAATCGACCGGTTTGCCAACGCGATTGTTAATGATAATGTCCGGCTGCAGACTGCGGACGTACCTGTAGAGGTCGATGCCGCGCTCGGCTGTCCAGGGCTTTTCCCACTGCCCATCAAACCACAGGATGCCAATCGGGCCGTACCGGGTGAGGAGTTCCCTAAGCTGTCCTTTCATGTACTGAACGTAACGGTCCATGTCGGGTGTGCCGGTGGCCTTGTCATTCCAGGGCCGGCGATTGCCCCAATCCGGATGATGCCAGTCCATAATGGAATAATAAAAACAGAGCCGGATGCCTTGCTCGTGGCAGGCCTCAGCCAGCTCTTTGAGCGGATCGCGCTGGAACGGGGTCGATTTGATGCACCAATCCGTCAGGTCCGACCTAAACATGCCGAACCCGTCGTGGTGCTTCGAGGTGATGACGATGTATTTCATCCCGGCATTTTTGGCCAGACGCACCCACTCTTTGGCATCGAACTTTACCGGGTCAAATTGGCCGGCAAACTTCTCGTATTGCGAGACGGGCATTTTGGTCTCTTCGAGGAACCATTCGGCATAATTCGTCTTTCCGTCCCACTCGCCTGCCGGCACCGAATAAACGCCCCAATGGATGAACAGCCCGAACCGCGCATCGCGCCACCAGGCCATGCGCTTGTCGTGCTGGGCAGGTGTTTCGTCAGCGTGAGAAAGCGCGGGCGCGCAACAAAGCAGCGCGCCCAGGGCTAAGAGAGACACAGTCGAGAATTTCATAAGGCATTTGTTTTTGTTCAGAATCGAGCCGCTCACCTGTTCGAGCTGGACGCTGCGGACCGCGCGAAGCGCTGTCGATTCGGAATTCGTTGCGCTTTGGGGCGCGGTCGTGTTGAGCGGCGCATTAGTCTTTCGATTTCCATTTTAATCAGGCTCAGGCGCTAAAAGCTATAGCAGACCTGAAAAACGGTCCCGATTCGCCAATGGGGACCGCACTGACGAGTAAAGCCTCAGACTTCCGATCCCGTGGAAGACGAGTAAGGCCGAGTGATGGAGTATTGGAGTGATGGGAAACCCAATACTCCAGCACTCCATCACTCCGTTTTGATCTCATGCCGCATCCACCTCTCCCCGCTGCCATAACAGGCGGCCTTCCATGCCACCAGCGATAATCAAGTTCTGCCCGGTGATATGCCGTGCCAGGGTGTCTGAGGAAAGGAAGACGGCGGCGTGGGCGATGTCCTCCGGGCGAGCCAGTTGCGGCAGGGCCATCGTTGCGGTAACGCGCTGAATCGTTTCGGCATCCTTCAGTTTTGCTGACAGGCGCGGCACAACCGTCCACCCCGGTGAAATGCAGTTAACTCGGCCGCCGCAATAATTGCGCGTATGAGGCGCGATGCGCGCGATTTCGTTTTTGACCGAACGCGTCAAGCCATAGGCAATCGCGGCCTTGCCGGCTGCGTAATCGGCATGCCCCGCCTCGCCGAAGACCGCGGCAGTCGAGGCGATTAGGACGGCGTTGCCTGCTTTTTGTTTCGCGACAAGCCCGAGGAACTCTCGCAAGGTGAGAAACGTCGTCGTGAGGACGCCATCCAAAGTGCGGCGCCATTGGCGCAAACTCATTGCGTGGAGGGCCACGTCGCGGCTTTCCCAAGCCCCGGCATTGGCTATCAGCGTGTCCACCCGGCCAAATCGTTTGGCTGCTCGATGAAACAGGCGCTTGGTTTGCGCTTCATTCGAGAGATCGGCTCGGACTGCCAGGACCTCCGCTTTGCCCAACTCGCGTTGGAGGGCTGCAATCCCGGCCCTGTTGCGATAGTAATGGAGCACCAGCCGCGCGCCCTCGGCGGCAAGCGCCCGGGCTATTGCCGAGCCAATCCCGCCCGAGGCGCCGGTCACGACAATTACTCTGCCGCCTAATTGAGTGTCCATTAAGGCTTCAGCACAATCTTTCCCGCCAGGGCGCCGGTTTTGTGAATCGTGCTTTGCTCCTGGAGCCGATGGGCCTCCGCAGCTTGAGACAGCGGTAGAACACGGTCGATTCGGGCCTTGAGTTTGCCCTCGGCCATCCACCGGTTCATATCGCTTGCAGCCGGAGCTTGTTCTCGCGACGAAGCGTTAAACATGGCAAATCCCATAAGGCAACAATCCTTCACATAAAATGGGCCGACCGGCAATGGCGGGCGCGCATCGCGTCCGGCCATGACTATCATCCGCCCGCGGACGGCCAACAGCGCAATCACCCGCTCGAAGTTAGGCTCGCGCAGTGTTTCCCACCAGAGTTCGACACCCTCCGGCGCAAAGCTTCTGATAGCAGCGTCCACATCCCGGGTCTTGTAATTGATGACCTCATCGGCGCCTAGCTCGCGGCAAATCCGGGCCTTCTCTTCGCTCCCGGCAGTTGTGATCACGCGCGCGCCGGCTAGCTTGGCCATCTGCACCACGCTGGAACCGACCCCGCCAGAACCGCCATTGACGAAAAGAATCTCCCCGGCTCGCAATCGGGCGTGGCGGAACAAACCAAGGTGCGCCGTGATGCCAACGAGGGACAAAGCGACCGCTTCCTCGTCGCTCACTCCCGCTGGAGTGGGATAGAGCCAGCGCTCGTCCAGAGCCGCCAGTTCGGCAAAGGTTCCTGGCCGGCCAGCGCTGCCCTGGTTCGAGCCCCAAACACGGTCGCCTGGTTTGAACCGTTTTACCCCCGGCCCGGTTTCCACCACGGTCCCCGCAAGGTCCCTTCCCAGAATCCATGGAAAGGAAAGGTCCGCTGGAATCATCCCGCTGCGAATGTAGGTGTCGATGGGGTTCACATCGACCGCAGCGACTTTGACCCGGCATTGATTGCGCTTGAGCTTGGGCTCAGGAAGGTCGCCAAAAGTAATCACCTCCGGTGGTCCGGTTTGGTTTATGAACGCCGCTTTCATGATGTTGCTTGCTGAATGCTACTCATCTACCACATCATCCGGCAGTTGGTTCTTATCGCCTGGACGGCGTGGGAAATGTTCACCGAGCAGGTCGCCGGCCTTGCGCACCCCATGAACAATGGCTTCTGTGAATTGTGATTTTTTGAAGTACCCCGTCATCTCAGCGGCCAAATCGCGCCAGAACCCATCACCGCAGCGGGTGTGTACGGCTTCATCGCCAATGACGGCGAATTGATGCGAACGCGGCGCCACGAAAATCAACACCGCGTTTCGTTGCTTTGTTTTGTCCATGCCCAGTTTTAAGAAGTGCTTTTGGGCGGCCATGAGTGGATCGGCCACGCTGCGGTGCGTCACGAATACCCGGATTTCGCCGGAGGTCTTCATTTCAGCCTGCCGAATGGCCTCGACGATGTGGTCGTGCTGCAAATGATTTAAGAATTTGGCCGGTTTCATATCACCAACTCCCTCCGGCCCCACCGCCGCCGAAACTCCCGCCGCCGCCGGAAAATCCACCACCGCCACCTCCTCCGCTCCACCCGCCACCACCTCCTCCTCCACCCCAGCCGCCCCAGCCCCCACCGGTCCAACTGCCCCAGGAAGAGTAACCGGTCCCCCGATAAACGGCGCCGCGGTTGCCGCGGGCCAGAGCAATCAGGAAAAAAATCCCGATGACTCCAAAAAAGATAACCACCAGCAGGGCGGCGCCAAAGCTCATTGGATTTCCTCGGCGCTCCGCAGCAGTGGTTCCGGCGCCTTTGTATTCCCCTTTGATGGCCGCCAAAATTGCATTTACACCCGCAGTCAAGCCTCCGTCAAAATCCCCGGTGCGGAAGCGCGGACGTACCTCGGTATCGATTATCCTCTTGGCCAAGGCATCGGGCAGCGCCCCCTCCAAACCATACCCCACCTGGATAAACATCTTGCGGTCATTGATGAAAACGAACAGGACAGCTCCGTTGTCTTTGCCTTTTTGTCCCACTTTCCAAGCTTGCGCCACGCGGACGGTGTAGTCCTCGATGGAAGAATCCGACTGCATCTTCGGGTAAACGACCACCAGGACCTGGCTGGAGGTCTGACGCTCGAATTCTTCGAGCGTTTGATTCAGCCGCGTGGCCGTTGCAGCGGAAACCACGTGGGCATAATCATTGAAATACTGCTTTGGCGCGGGCGGGATGACTTCGGCGGCGAACGCGCCGGCAGCGAACGCGGCGGCCAGAAACCAG is drawn from Verrucomicrobiia bacterium and contains these coding sequences:
- a CDS encoding alpha-L-fucosidase — protein: MKFSTVSLLALGALLCCAPALSHADETPAQHDKRMAWWRDARFGLFIHWGVYSVPAGEWDGKTNYAEWFLEETKMPVSQYEKFAGQFDPVKFDAKEWVRLAKNAGMKYIVITSKHHDGFGMFRSDLTDWCIKSTPFQRDPLKELAEACHEQGIRLCFYYSIMDWHHPDWGNRRPWNDKATGTPDMDRYVQYMKGQLRELLTRYGPIGILWFDGQWEKPWTAERGIDLYRYVRSLQPDIIINNRVGKPVDSTSGIGFQQRGQIGDYGTPEQEIPATGLGKGVDWESCMTMNNHWGYNKNDQNWKSSTTLIRNLIDCASKGGNYLLNIGPTSQGVFPPASIERLGAIGDWMKVNGESIYGTQASPFEALAWGRCTQKKIGGRTRLYLHVFDWPADGKLVLKGLANKPVKAFLLAGHQPLEVASADNQVAIALPENAPDKNATVVALDITGKPRIVKPDPYADETPQQRDARMKWWREARFGMFIHWGVYSVPAGTYHGKRIPGIGEWIMHNAKIPVAEYRQYAKEFNPVKYNADAWVRLAKEAGMKYIVITSKHHDGFAMFNSKASDWNIVKASPFGRDPLKELAAACKKYGIKLGFYYSQAQDWNNPGGAAAGGHWDKAQDGDMTEYIRNVAAPQVREILSHYGKIAVLWWDTPVNMTKERAEMLLPALKLQPGIIYNNRLGGGYKGDTETPEQYVPATGYPGRDWETCMTMNDTWGYKSYDNDWKSAETLIRNLVDIASKGGNYLLNVGPTSEGLIPEPSVERLKAIGQWMKVNHEAIYDTTASPFKRLPWGRCTKKVEGPNTTLYLHVFNWPADGKLLVPGLKNSARAAYLLAPDKRQKLAAQSSSEGLVLAVPDAAPNPICSTVVLKITGPLQIEQPGLAQDYDGSVVLTASEARLHGEQIKYESGSNRDNIGFWLDPKDWADWQFTVNKPGKFQVTAEIAAPEEGSLEISAGSHTLRHKAPITGDYGKFRRAKFGALELDSSGKVTVALHAVADGWHPLNVKSIRLTPEP
- a CDS encoding SDR family oxidoreductase, giving the protein MDTQLGGRVIVVTGASGGIGSAIARALAAEGARLVLHYYRNRAGIAALQRELGKAEVLAVRADLSNEAQTKRLFHRAAKRFGRVDTLIANAGAWESRDVALHAMSLRQWRRTLDGVLTTTFLTLREFLGLVAKQKAGNAVLIASTAAVFGEAGHADYAAGKAAIAYGLTRSVKNEIARIAPHTRNYCGGRVNCISPGWTVVPRLSAKLKDAETIQRVTATMALPQLARPEDIAHAAVFLSSDTLARHITGQNLIIAGGMEGRLLWQRGEVDAA
- a CDS encoding NADPH:quinone reductase — protein: MKAAFINQTGPPEVITFGDLPEPKLKRNQCRVKVAAVDVNPIDTYIRSGMIPADLSFPWILGRDLAGTVVETGPGVKRFKPGDRVWGSNQGSAGRPGTFAELAALDERWLYPTPAGVSDEEAVALSLVGITAHLGLFRHARLRAGEILFVNGGSGGVGSSVVQMAKLAGARVITTAGSEEKARICRELGADEVINYKTRDVDAAIRSFAPEGVELWWETLREPNFERVIALLAVRGRMIVMAGRDARPPLPVGPFYVKDCCLMGFAMFNASSREQAPAASDMNRWMAEGKLKARIDRVLPLSQAAEAHRLQEQSTIHKTGALAGKIVLKP
- a CDS encoding TPM domain-containing protein, yielding MKPAKFLNHLQHDHIVEAIRQAEMKTSGEIRVFVTHRSVADPLMAAQKHFLKLGMDKTKQRNAVLIFVAPRSHQFAVIGDEAVHTRCGDGFWRDLAAEMTGYFKKSQFTEAIVHGVRKAGDLLGEHFPRRPGDKNQLPDDVVDE
- a CDS encoding TPM domain-containing protein; protein product: MRPPFAMSKARLMLFWFLAAAFAAGAFAAEVIPPAPKQYFNDYAHVVSAATATRLNQTLEEFERQTSSQVLVVVYPKMQSDSSIEDYTVRVAQAWKVGQKGKDNGAVLFVFINDRKMFIQVGYGLEGALPDALAKRIIDTEVRPRFRTGDFDGGLTAGVNAILAAIKGEYKGAGTTAAERRGNPMSFGAALLVVIFFGVIGIFFLIALARGNRGAVYRGTGYSSWGSWTGGGWGGWGGGGGGGGWSGGGGGGGFSGGGGSFGGGGAGGSW